The following coding sequences lie in one Kribbella sp. NBC_00709 genomic window:
- a CDS encoding TetR/AcrR family transcriptional regulator has protein sequence MTEERTGYRRSVKSPRGEARRRELLDKVADELGTNGLVDFSLRRAARAAGTTHKVLLYHFDGAEDLLTQAVLQLRERRITRALAAATEGPGDRSLADRVRSMWPTLIGEESWVLDQAIGLAMYDAPRYADLARTASRQYLPTLLSLCPESWSEQRRTEVAEMILATLRGFLIEWRTSGDAAGIDAGLAALTRALEREEQA, from the coding sequence GTGACTGAGGAGCGTACGGGGTATCGGCGGTCGGTGAAGTCGCCGCGCGGTGAGGCGCGGCGACGGGAGCTGCTGGACAAGGTCGCGGACGAGCTCGGGACCAACGGTCTGGTCGACTTCTCGCTCCGCCGCGCGGCGCGGGCAGCGGGTACGACGCACAAGGTGCTGCTGTACCACTTCGACGGCGCCGAGGACCTGCTCACGCAGGCGGTCCTGCAGCTTCGCGAACGGCGGATCACCCGCGCCCTCGCAGCCGCGACCGAAGGCCCCGGCGACCGCTCGCTCGCGGATCGAGTGCGATCCATGTGGCCCACGCTCATCGGCGAGGAGTCGTGGGTGCTCGACCAGGCGATCGGGCTCGCGATGTACGACGCCCCGCGGTACGCCGACCTGGCGCGGACGGCCTCGCGGCAGTACCTGCCGACGCTGTTGTCGCTCTGTCCGGAGTCCTGGTCCGAGCAGCGTCGTACGGAGGTTGCCGAAATGATCCTGGCCACGCTGCGCGGATTCCTGATCGAGTGGCGGACCAGCGGTGACGCGGCCGGGATCGATGCCGGGCTGGCGGCGCTGACCCGGGCCCTGGAGCGTGAGGAACAGGCGTAG